Proteins encoded in a region of the Rhizobium sp. CC-YZS058 genome:
- the mutL gene encoding DNA mismatch repair endonuclease MutL produces MPISQLSETLINQIAAGEVIERPASAAKELIENALDAGATRIDIATAGGGKALLRVVDNGCGMGAEDLALAIRRHCTSKLEKGLLDIRTLGFRGEALPSIGSVARLTIASRAAGSSEGAEIAVHGGVLSPVRPAPANIGTVVEVRDLFFATPARLKFLKSERAEAAAISEVVRRMAIAFPQVRFVLSGADRATLEFPSTGDDRLARIAQVIGRDFRDNAIPIEAEREEVRLTGFAGVPTFNRGNSLHQFVFVNGRPVQDKLILSALRGAYAETIPQGRYPVVVLSIAIDPALVDVNVHPAKSDVRFRDPGLVRGLIVGSIRQVLALHGDRASTLGARGLMQAFRPEGAAPGWPFRRDPPPSAPWSAETSPSRPLSFEPNEPARAAPGFGFAEGLQSVFATAPSASAAPLPPASPAEIQHPLGAARAQLHENYIVAQTQDGLVIVDQHAAHERLVFEALRKGLASRPVPAQALLIPEIVDLPEEDCDRLIARAEEFSRLGLTIERFGPGAIAVRDTPAMLGEIDAAALIRQLADELAEWDSASGLASRLDHLAATMACHGSVRSGRRLKPEEMNALLRQMESTPGSGQCNHGRPTYIEIKLADIERLFGRS; encoded by the coding sequence ATGCCCATTTCCCAGCTTTCCGAAACGCTCATCAACCAGATCGCCGCCGGCGAGGTGATCGAGCGCCCGGCAAGCGCCGCCAAGGAGCTCATCGAAAATGCGCTCGATGCCGGCGCCACCCGCATCGACATCGCCACGGCCGGCGGCGGCAAGGCGCTGCTGCGCGTCGTCGACAATGGCTGCGGCATGGGGGCCGAGGACCTGGCGCTCGCCATCCGCCGGCACTGCACCTCCAAGCTCGAAAAAGGCCTGCTCGACATCCGCACCCTCGGGTTTCGCGGCGAGGCATTGCCCTCCATCGGCTCCGTGGCGCGGCTGACGATCGCCAGCCGCGCGGCCGGCAGTTCGGAAGGCGCGGAGATTGCGGTGCATGGCGGCGTGCTGTCGCCCGTCCGGCCGGCGCCCGCCAATATCGGCACGGTGGTGGAGGTCCGCGATCTCTTCTTCGCAACGCCCGCGCGGCTGAAATTTTTGAAAAGCGAGCGCGCCGAGGCGGCTGCGATTTCCGAGGTGGTGCGGCGCATGGCGATCGCCTTCCCGCAGGTGCGCTTCGTCCTGTCGGGGGCCGACCGCGCGACGCTCGAATTTCCCTCGACCGGCGATGATCGGCTGGCCCGCATCGCCCAGGTCATCGGCCGCGATTTCCGCGACAACGCCATTCCGATCGAAGCCGAGCGCGAAGAGGTGCGGCTGACCGGCTTTGCCGGCGTGCCGACCTTCAACCGCGGCAACTCGCTCCACCAGTTCGTCTTCGTGAATGGCCGGCCGGTGCAGGACAAGCTGATCCTCTCGGCGCTGCGCGGCGCCTATGCCGAAACCATTCCGCAGGGGCGCTACCCGGTCGTGGTGCTGTCGATCGCGATCGATCCCGCGCTGGTCGATGTCAATGTCCACCCGGCGAAATCCGACGTGCGCTTCCGCGATCCCGGCCTGGTGCGCGGCCTGATCGTCGGGTCGATCCGCCAGGTGCTGGCACTGCATGGCGACCGCGCCTCCACGCTCGGCGCACGCGGCCTGATGCAGGCCTTCCGGCCGGAGGGGGCCGCGCCCGGCTGGCCCTTCCGCCGCGATCCGCCACCCTCTGCCCCCTGGTCGGCAGAGACCTCCCCTTCCCGCCCCCTGTCATTCGAGCCGAACGAACCGGCGCGTGCTGCGCCCGGTTTCGGCTTTGCCGAAGGGCTGCAGAGCGTCTTTGCCACCGCGCCGTCCGCCAGCGCCGCGCCGCTGCCGCCGGCCAGTCCGGCCGAGATCCAGCATCCGCTCGGCGCCGCCCGCGCCCAATTGCATGAGAACTACATCGTCGCGCAGACGCAGGACGGGCTGGTGATCGTCGATCAGCACGCGGCGCATGAGCGGCTGGTCTTCGAAGCGCTGCGCAAGGGGCTCGCCAGCCGCCCGGTTCCGGCCCAGGCGCTGCTCATTCCGGAGATCGTCGATCTGCCGGAGGAGGATTGCGACCGGCTGATCGCCCGGGCGGAGGAGTTCTCCCGCCTCGGCCTGACGATCGAGCGTTTCGGCCCCGGTGCCATCGCCGTTCGCGACACGCCGGCCATGCTGGGCGAGATCGACGCGGCGGCGCTGATCCGCCAGCTGGCCGACGAACTCGCCGAATGGGACAGTGCCAGCGGCCTCGCCAGCCGGCTCGACCATCTGGCCGCCACCATGGCCTGCCACGGCTCGGTGCGGTCCGGGCGGCGGCTGAAGCCGGAGGAGATGAACGCGCTGCTGCGCCAGATGGAATCCACCCCCGGCTCCGGCCAGTGCAATCACGGCCGGCCGACCTATATCGAAATCAAGCTGGCCGACATCGAACGCCTGTTCGGCCGAAGCTGA
- a CDS encoding DUF2093 domain-containing protein yields MMNRFEGSGNRPAKIRYLDGDFQIVMPGTHVTCAITGVAIPVDELRYWSVARQEAYADAQASLDAERQAGTAAG; encoded by the coding sequence ATCATGAACCGGTTTGAAGGCAGCGGCAACAGGCCGGCAAAGATTCGCTATCTCGACGGCGACTTCCAGATCGTCATGCCGGGCACCCATGTCACCTGCGCCATCACCGGCGTCGCCATCCCCGTGGACGAACTGCGCTACTGGAGCGTCGCTCGCCAGGAAGCCTATGCCGACGCCCAGGCCTCCCTCGACGCCGAACGCCAGGCCGGCACGGCGGCGGGGTGA
- the lpxK gene encoding tetraacyldisaccharide 4'-kinase, whose product MVSEAPPFWWEKPGFTAAALAPVSWIYGRVAGARMEKARRWAAPVPVLCIGNFTVGGAGKTPTALALARAAKRRGLTPGFLSRGYGGSLDRTTRVDPDHHRARDVGDEPLLLAREALTVISRRRIEGAQRLVAEGADLIIMDDGFQSARLVFDYALLVIDSRRGIGNGRVVPAGPVRAPLPIQLRQTSALLQIGTDSAADPVVRAAARAGRRFFAAGLHRSGDDASLKGTPVLAFAGIADPEKFFRTVRETGATLVHERRFPDHHHLAEDEIAELLEIAEREGLTLVTTAKDWVRLEAGHGRSGELKGRAQVIAVEIRFDDPAAPDAILDATLANARQRRLTHSTIETLDPTP is encoded by the coding sequence ATGGTCTCCGAAGCACCGCCCTTCTGGTGGGAAAAGCCGGGCTTCACCGCCGCCGCACTCGCCCCCGTTTCCTGGATCTATGGCCGGGTGGCCGGTGCGCGGATGGAAAAGGCCCGCCGCTGGGCCGCGCCCGTTCCCGTGCTCTGCATCGGCAATTTCACCGTCGGCGGCGCCGGCAAGACGCCGACAGCGCTGGCGCTCGCCCGGGCGGCGAAGCGTCGCGGCCTGACGCCGGGTTTCCTCAGCCGCGGCTATGGCGGCTCGCTGGACCGCACCACCCGCGTCGACCCCGACCATCACCGAGCCCGCGATGTCGGCGACGAGCCGCTGCTGCTCGCCCGCGAGGCCCTGACCGTCATCTCGCGGCGGCGGATCGAGGGCGCGCAGAGGCTGGTGGCCGAGGGCGCCGACCTCATCATCATGGATGACGGCTTCCAGAGCGCCCGGCTGGTCTTCGACTATGCGCTGCTGGTCATCGATTCCCGCCGCGGCATCGGCAATGGCCGCGTGGTGCCGGCCGGTCCGGTGCGTGCGCCGCTGCCGATCCAGCTCCGCCAGACCTCGGCGCTTCTGCAGATCGGCACGGATTCGGCCGCCGATCCTGTGGTGCGCGCCGCCGCGCGCGCCGGCCGCCGGTTCTTCGCCGCCGGCCTGCACCGCTCCGGCGACGATGCAAGCCTGAAGGGCACGCCCGTCCTCGCCTTCGCCGGCATTGCCGATCCGGAAAAATTCTTCCGCACCGTTCGGGAAACCGGCGCGACCCTCGTTCACGAACGCCGCTTCCCCGATCATCATCATCTCGCCGAAGACGAGATCGCCGAACTCCTGGAGATCGCCGAGCGCGAAGGCCTGACCCTGGTCACCACCGCCAAGGACTGGGTACGGCTGGAAGCCGGCCACGGCCGGAGCGGCGAACTCAAAGGCCGCGCCCAGGTCATCGCCGTGGAAATCCGCTTCGACGACCCCGCAGCCCCGGACGCCATCCTCGACGCCACCCTCGCCAACGCCCGCCAGCGCCGCCTGACCCATTCCACGATCGAAACCCTCGACCCCACCCCCTAA
- a CDS encoding HAD family hydrolase, which produces MPAETAAGSPAIAGILFDKDGTLLDYAKSWVPVNYELARIAARGDAALADRLLSACGMDPATGHVVADSLLAAGNTVEIAQGMVEAGAPYPFEELRALFDDLFSRSAAYAVPVAELAPFFAGLKAEGYRLGVASSDNETSIRETARRFGFAECLDYVAGYDSGHGTKPGPGMVLGFCAATGLAPHQVVVVGDNNHDLHMGISAGAGLTVAVLTGTGSRQSLADADHCLNDITELPALLAARPAAGA; this is translated from the coding sequence ATGCCCGCTGAGACGGCGGCCGGCAGCCCGGCGATCGCCGGCATCCTGTTCGACAAGGACGGCACGCTGCTCGACTATGCGAAGAGCTGGGTGCCGGTCAATTACGAGCTGGCGCGGATCGCGGCACGCGGCGACGCGGCGCTGGCCGACCGGCTGCTCTCCGCCTGCGGCATGGACCCCGCCACCGGCCATGTGGTGGCCGACAGCCTGCTTGCGGCCGGCAACACGGTCGAGATCGCGCAAGGCATGGTGGAGGCCGGCGCACCCTATCCGTTCGAGGAGCTGCGGGCGCTGTTCGACGACCTCTTTTCCCGGTCTGCCGCCTATGCGGTTCCCGTGGCCGAGCTGGCACCCTTCTTCGCCGGACTGAAGGCCGAGGGCTACCGGCTGGGGGTTGCCTCGAGCGACAACGAGACCTCGATCCGCGAAACGGCCAGGCGCTTCGGCTTTGCCGAGTGCCTGGATTATGTGGCGGGCTATGACAGCGGCCATGGCACCAAGCCTGGTCCCGGCATGGTTCTGGGCTTCTGCGCCGCCACCGGCCTTGCGCCGCACCAGGTGGTGGTGGTGGGCGACAACAATCACGATCTGCACATGGGCATCAGCGCCGGAGCGGGGCTGACGGTGGCCGTCCTGACAGGCACCGGCTCGCGCCAGTCGCTCGCCGATGCCGACCATTGCCTGAACGACATCACCGAACTGCCGGCCCTTCTCGCCGCCCGCCCCGCGGCCGGGGCCTGA
- the waaA gene encoding lipid IV(A) 3-deoxy-D-manno-octulosonic acid transferase, with protein MSRFFARAVLTTYRVMGTALTPFIWSYLATRAAKGKEDRARRQERYGHPSAPRPQGPLVWFHAASVGETASVIPLIREIHKRGIAVVLTTGTTTSARIATERLGSAAIHQYVPLDIKPAVARFLDYWEPDLAIIAESEIWPMTIMELGRRHIPQILVNGRMSDRSFKRWRKRASLADALFENLALVIAQSDADAERFSALGALPVMVSGNLKVDTDAPPADAETLRTYRQQLGKRKSWAAISTFDGEEAAAATVHAALKERTGLLTIIVPRHPDRCDAIESMLNARGLTVARRTRRDPLTPDTDVFLGDTIGEMGLYLRLTEVAFVGRSLFGEGGQNPLEPAMLGCAILSGGNVQNFRESYQRLAKNGSAKIVRDVEMLAKGVHYLLANDEVRRTMIDAGQETMQEMRGALAATMRGLEPYINPLTVKARLLPRDEGERSDAR; from the coding sequence ATGAGCCGGTTCTTCGCCCGGGCGGTCCTGACCACCTATCGCGTCATGGGCACGGCGCTGACGCCCTTCATCTGGTCCTACCTCGCCACGCGCGCGGCCAAGGGCAAGGAAGACCGCGCCCGCCGGCAGGAGCGCTACGGACATCCGAGTGCACCGCGTCCGCAGGGCCCGCTCGTCTGGTTCCATGCCGCCAGCGTCGGCGAAACGGCTTCCGTCATTCCGCTGATCCGCGAGATTCACAAGCGCGGCATCGCCGTGGTGCTGACCACGGGCACCACGACATCCGCCCGCATCGCCACCGAGCGGCTGGGATCGGCGGCGATCCACCAATATGTGCCCCTCGACATCAAGCCTGCCGTGGCGCGCTTCCTCGACTACTGGGAGCCGGATCTGGCGATCATCGCCGAATCCGAGATATGGCCGATGACGATCATGGAGCTCGGCCGCCGACACATTCCACAGATCCTCGTCAATGGCCGCATGTCGGACCGCTCCTTCAAGCGCTGGCGCAAGCGCGCCAGCCTGGCGGACGCGCTGTTTGAAAACCTGGCGCTGGTGATCGCCCAGTCGGATGCCGATGCCGAGCGCTTCAGTGCGCTGGGGGCGCTGCCGGTGATGGTCTCCGGCAATCTGAAGGTGGATACGGATGCGCCGCCGGCCGATGCCGAGACGCTGCGGACCTATCGCCAGCAGCTCGGCAAGCGCAAGAGCTGGGCGGCGATCTCCACCTTCGACGGCGAAGAGGCGGCGGCGGCCACGGTTCATGCGGCGCTGAAGGAACGCACCGGCCTGCTGACCATCATCGTTCCCCGCCATCCCGATCGCTGCGACGCGATCGAGAGCATGCTGAACGCCCGCGGGCTGACCGTCGCACGCCGCACCCGCCGCGATCCGTTGACGCCCGATACCGATGTCTTTCTCGGCGATACGATCGGCGAAATGGGACTTTACCTTCGCCTGACCGAGGTCGCCTTCGTCGGCCGGTCGCTGTTCGGGGAGGGCGGGCAGAACCCGCTGGAGCCGGCCATGCTCGGCTGCGCCATCCTGTCCGGCGGCAATGTGCAGAATTTCCGCGAGAGCTACCAGCGCCTCGCCAAGAACGGCAGCGCCAAGATCGTGCGCGATGTGGAAATGCTCGCCAAGGGCGTCCACTATCTGCTGGCCAATGACGAGGTGCGCCGCACGATGATCGATGCAGGGCAGGAAACCATGCAGGAGATGCGCGGCGCACTGGCCGCCACGATGCGCGGGCTGGAGCCCTACATCAATCCGCTGACGGTGAAGGCCCGCCTTCTGCCGCGCGACGAGGGGGAGAGAAGCGATGCCCGCTGA
- a CDS encoding DUF4170 domain-containing protein, with protein sequence MAPQSEKKQLLHLVFGGELTTLTEVQFRDLDKLDIVGIYPDYQSALAAWKSKAQLTVDNAHMRYFIVHMHRLLDPGAL encoded by the coding sequence ATGGCTCCCCAAAGCGAGAAGAAACAACTCCTCCACCTGGTCTTCGGCGGCGAGCTGACCACGCTCACCGAAGTCCAGTTCCGCGATCTCGACAAGCTCGACATCGTCGGCATCTATCCCGATTACCAGAGCGCGCTTGCCGCCTGGAAATCCAAGGCGCAGCTGACGGTGGACAATGCGCATATGCGCTATTTCATCGTCCATATGCACCGCCTGCTCGACCCGGGCGCCCTCTGA
- a CDS encoding 3'(2'),5'-bisphosphate nucleotidase CysQ, translated as MMTASALPDTQWLRDLELITTAAMAAGEKALGFFRKNPDFRYKNEDRSPVSEADYAANDVLKERLLAARPNYGWLSEETDDDEARLGCETVFVVDPIDGTRAFIAGKDVWCVSVAVVHEGRPVAGVLYAPALIELYQAAQGQGARRNGLPIRTSQAGDGDKLQIALSEQRVARLPAAFRAGMTRIAHVPSLAYRLAMIADGRIDGTVVERNSHDWDLAAADLILDEAGGRLAGLDGQPLAYNGKQVTHDLLCAARLSVLDPLVAAAGGSGPH; from the coding sequence ATGATGACGGCTTCCGCCCTTCCAGACACGCAATGGCTTCGCGATCTCGAGCTCATCACCACCGCCGCCATGGCGGCCGGGGAAAAGGCCCTCGGGTTCTTCCGCAAGAATCCCGATTTCCGCTACAAGAACGAAGACCGCTCGCCGGTAAGCGAGGCCGATTACGCCGCCAACGACGTGCTGAAGGAACGGCTGCTTGCCGCCCGCCCCAATTATGGCTGGCTGTCGGAAGAGACCGATGACGACGAGGCGCGGCTCGGCTGCGAGACCGTCTTCGTCGTCGATCCCATCGACGGAACGCGCGCCTTCATCGCCGGCAAGGATGTCTGGTGCGTCAGCGTCGCGGTCGTGCATGAAGGCCGGCCGGTGGCGGGCGTTCTCTACGCGCCGGCGCTGATCGAGCTTTACCAGGCGGCGCAGGGCCAGGGGGCGCGGCGCAACGGCCTGCCGATCCGCACCAGCCAGGCCGGCGATGGCGACAAGCTGCAGATCGCCCTGTCGGAGCAGCGCGTGGCGCGCCTTCCGGCCGCCTTTCGGGCGGGCATGACCCGGATCGCCCATGTTCCCTCGCTCGCCTATCGGCTGGCGATGATCGCGGACGGGCGGATCGACGGAACGGTGGTGGAGCGCAATTCCCACGACTGGGATCTTGCCGCGGCCGATCTGATCCTCGACGAAGCCGGCGGACGGCTCGCCGGTCTCGATGGGCAGCCGCTCGCCTATAACGGCAAGCAGGTCACCCACGACCTGCTTTGTGCGGCACGGCTGTCCGTGCTCGACCCCCTCGTCGCCGCGGCCGGCGGCAGCGGACCCCATTGA
- a CDS encoding TldD/PmbA family protein, whose translation MSEPINSAALETRAAELVDLARKAGADQADAVVVRGRSRSVSVRLGKVEGTESSESDDFSLRVFVGRRVASVSANPGFDLRMLAERAVAMAKASPEDPYAALADEARLARTIADLDLFDPTEVPTEALSEAALEAEAAALAVPGVTNSSGAGASAGMGGLVLVTSHGFSGAYMGTRFGRSVSAIAGEGTRMERDYDYDSTLFFADLRASAEIGRLAGERAAGRINPRQVDTQKNVTVVFDPRVARGFASHIASAINGAAVARKTTFLKDSMDKPVMKAGIRVTDTPQIRRGPSSRPFDGEGIAGEPLTVVEDGVLRHWLLSTSTARELGLETNGRGVRGGPSVNPSSTNFALEPGEMSRDELIKGVGTGFYVTELIGHGLNMLTGEYSRGASGFWIENGEITYPVSEVTIASNLKQMFMAVTLADDIDRSFGTAAPTLAIEGMTLAGK comes from the coding sequence ATGTCCGAACCGATCAATTCCGCCGCGCTCGAAACGCGGGCCGCCGAACTTGTGGATCTGGCCCGCAAGGCAGGCGCCGACCAGGCCGATGCCGTGGTCGTGCGCGGCCGGTCCCGCTCCGTCAGCGTGCGTCTCGGCAAGGTGGAGGGCACGGAATCCTCCGAAAGCGACGATTTCTCGCTGCGGGTCTTCGTCGGCCGGCGGGTGGCGAGCGTATCGGCCAATCCGGGCTTCGATCTGAGGATGCTTGCCGAGCGCGCCGTCGCCATGGCCAAGGCCTCGCCCGAAGATCCCTATGCCGCGCTCGCCGACGAGGCGCGGCTGGCCCGCACCATTGCCGATCTGGACCTGTTCGACCCGACCGAAGTGCCGACGGAGGCGCTGAGCGAGGCCGCACTCGAGGCCGAGGCGGCGGCGCTTGCCGTGCCGGGCGTCACCAATTCCAGCGGTGCCGGCGCGTCCGCCGGCATGGGCGGGCTCGTCCTCGTCACCTCGCACGGCTTTTCCGGCGCCTATATGGGCACGCGCTTCGGCCGCTCCGTCAGCGCGATCGCCGGCGAAGGCACGCGCATGGAGCGCGATTACGACTACGACAGCACCCTGTTCTTCGCCGATCTGCGCGCCTCGGCCGAAATCGGGCGCCTGGCCGGCGAGCGAGCGGCCGGCCGCATCAATCCCCGCCAGGTGGATACGCAGAAGAACGTCACGGTGGTCTTCGATCCGCGGGTGGCCCGCGGCTTTGCCAGCCACATTGCCAGCGCCATCAACGGCGCGGCGGTTGCCCGCAAGACGACCTTCCTGAAGGACAGCATGGACAAGCCGGTGATGAAGGCCGGCATCCGCGTCACCGATACGCCGCAGATCCGCCGCGGCCCGTCTTCCCGCCCCTTCGATGGCGAGGGCATTGCCGGCGAGCCGCTGACCGTGGTGGAGGACGGGGTGCTGCGCCACTGGCTGCTTTCCACGTCTACCGCCCGCGAGCTGGGGCTCGAAACCAATGGCCGCGGCGTGCGCGGCGGGCCGTCGGTGAACCCGAGTTCGACCAACTTCGCGCTCGAACCGGGCGAGATGTCGAGGGACGAGCTGATCAAGGGTGTCGGCACCGGCTTCTACGTGACCGAACTGATCGGTCATGGGCTGAACATGCTGACGGGCGAATATTCGCGCGGCGCGTCGGGCTTCTGGATCGAGAATGGCGAGATCACCTACCCCGTTTCCGAGGTAACGATCGCCTCCAATCTCAAGCAGATGTTCATGGCGGTCACGCTTGCCGACGATATCGACCGCAGTTTCGGCACTGCGGCGCCGACGCTGGCGATCGAAGGCATGACGCTCGCCGGAAAATAG
- a CDS encoding monovalent cation:proton antiporter-2 (CPA2) family protein — MSTTSAMTGQALLLLGGAVVAAPIFKKLGLGTVLGYLAAGVVIGPLLHQITEGEEILGFAELGVVFLLFVIGLELKMSRLWQMRRDIFGLGTAQVLATGAVLSGIIYALGLLDWAGSLITGFGLSLSSTAFALQILDEKGDTNTHYGQRSFSVLLLQDLAIVPLLALIPLLAQQAPEDTTPPIEDFAIAVGAVLILVVVGRYIINPVFQILARTGAREIMIAAALLIVLGAATLMQMAQLSMAMGAFLAGVLLAESSYRHELEADIEPFRGLLLALFFMAVGLSLKLDVILANWMLVLVAVPLLVVIKALVIYALCRLTGSPHNDAVRIALLLPQGGEFGFVLFSAAAAAGVFSSDIASLLVVVVTLSMAMTPAAAALAGRLMEAEAEEEEEIEEDFEGAGADVLMIGFSRLGQIASQILLAGGRNVTVIDHSATRVRQAATFGFRIYFGDGTRLDVLRAAGIERAKIVAICTHNIEITDRIVDLVQANYPDVRLFVRSYDRRHTLSLRARGVDYELRETLESGFLFGQKTLEELGVGSAQTAAIVEDIRRRDEARLAAQAVDGFTGGHDQLHSKPVKPEPLIKPKRETATTVGPDEEIAAGVAAS, encoded by the coding sequence ATGTCGACCACGTCGGCCATGACCGGCCAGGCCCTGTTGCTGCTCGGCGGCGCAGTGGTGGCTGCCCCGATCTTCAAGAAACTCGGCCTCGGCACCGTGCTCGGCTATCTCGCCGCCGGCGTCGTCATCGGTCCGCTTCTGCACCAGATCACGGAAGGGGAGGAGATCCTCGGCTTCGCCGAACTCGGCGTCGTCTTCCTGCTCTTCGTCATCGGGCTCGAGCTCAAGATGTCGCGGCTCTGGCAGATGCGGCGCGACATTTTCGGTCTCGGCACCGCCCAGGTCCTGGCCACCGGCGCCGTGCTGTCCGGCATCATCTATGCGCTCGGCCTGCTCGACTGGGCGGGCAGCCTGATCACCGGCTTCGGCCTGTCGCTCTCCTCCACCGCCTTCGCGCTGCAGATCCTCGACGAGAAAGGGGACACCAACACCCATTACGGCCAGCGCTCCTTCTCCGTCCTGCTGCTGCAGGACCTGGCGATCGTGCCGCTGCTGGCGCTGATCCCGCTTCTGGCCCAACAGGCGCCAGAGGACACCACGCCGCCGATCGAGGACTTCGCCATTGCCGTCGGCGCGGTGCTGATCCTCGTCGTCGTCGGCCGCTACATCATCAATCCGGTGTTCCAGATCCTGGCGCGCACCGGGGCGCGGGAGATCATGATCGCCGCCGCGCTGCTGATCGTGCTCGGCGCGGCCACGCTGATGCAGATGGCGCAGCTCTCCATGGCCATGGGCGCCTTCCTGGCTGGCGTGCTGCTCGCCGAATCCTCCTACCGCCACGAGCTGGAAGCCGATATCGAGCCCTTCCGCGGCCTGCTGCTGGCGCTGTTCTTCATGGCGGTCGGCCTGTCGCTGAAGCTCGACGTGATCCTAGCCAATTGGATGCTGGTGCTCGTCGCCGTGCCTCTGCTCGTCGTCATCAAGGCGCTGGTGATCTATGCGCTCTGCCGCCTCACCGGCTCGCCGCACAATGATGCGGTGCGCATCGCGCTGCTTCTGCCGCAGGGCGGCGAGTTCGGCTTCGTTCTGTTCAGCGCCGCTGCCGCCGCCGGCGTCTTCTCCTCCGACATCGCCTCGCTGCTGGTCGTCGTCGTCACGCTCTCCATGGCCATGACCCCCGCCGCCGCCGCGCTGGCGGGAAGGCTGATGGAGGCGGAAGCGGAGGAGGAGGAAGAAATCGAGGAGGATTTCGAGGGAGCCGGCGCCGACGTGCTGATGATCGGCTTCTCGCGCCTCGGCCAGATCGCCTCGCAGATCCTGCTGGCCGGCGGGCGAAATGTGACGGTGATCGACCACTCCGCCACCCGCGTCCGCCAGGCCGCCACCTTCGGCTTCCGCATCTATTTCGGTGACGGCACCCGGCTGGACGTCTTGCGCGCGGCCGGCATCGAGCGGGCGAAGATCGTGGCGATCTGCACCCACAATATCGAGATCACCGACCGGATCGTCGACCTCGTGCAGGCCAACTATCCCGATGTGCGCCTGTTCGTCCGCTCGTACGACCGGCGGCACACGCTGTCGCTGCGGGCGCGCGGCGTCGATTACGAGCTGCGCGAAACACTGGAATCCGGCTTCCTCTTCGGCCAGAAGACGCTGGAGGAGCTCGGCGTCGGCAGTGCGCAGACGGCAGCGATCGTGGAAGACATCCGCCGCCGCGACGAGGCACGCCTTGCCGCCCAGGCCGTCGACGGCTTCACCGGCGGCCACGACCAGCTGCACTCCAAGCCGGTCAAGCCGGAGCCGCTGATCAAGCCCAAGCGCGAAACCGCCACCACCGTCGGCCCCGACGAGGAAATCGCCGCCGGCGTTGCGGCGAGCTAG
- a CDS encoding patatin-like phospholipase family protein: MAPSATPHATDPAPAGRPSADQGSASLALALGCGGARGLAHIQVLEALDELGLRPVAIAGASIGAILGAAYAAGLTGKEIRALVLSSVARRDQLMGRLWKARPTRWAEIASGGFGFGPYHLERILQGFLPDSIPLDFAGLRTPLTIVATDYYGQCEAHLMTGDLRKAIAASAAIPGLFQPVMVEGRAMVDGGLLNPVPFDCLAGKAEIVLGVDVVGGPEGPGANSRRGQATGAPGRLDAMFGASQLMMQTIISMKMKASPPDLLIRPAINRFRVLDFLRADEIFAATVGTKDEVKRALAARLEQ, encoded by the coding sequence ATGGCTCCCTCCGCCACGCCGCACGCCACAGATCCGGCGCCCGCCGGCCGGCCTTCCGCCGATCAGGGGTCGGCGAGCCTTGCGCTTGCGCTCGGCTGCGGCGGGGCGCGGGGGCTTGCCCATATCCAGGTTCTCGAAGCGCTGGACGAGCTTGGCCTCCGTCCGGTGGCGATCGCGGGGGCCTCGATTGGCGCGATCCTCGGCGCCGCCTATGCCGCAGGTCTCACCGGAAAGGAGATCCGGGCGCTGGTGCTTTCCAGCGTAGCGCGGCGGGACCAGCTGATGGGCCGGCTGTGGAAGGCGCGGCCCACCCGCTGGGCGGAGATCGCCAGCGGCGGCTTCGGCTTCGGCCCCTATCATCTCGAACGCATTCTCCAAGGATTCCTGCCGGACAGCATCCCGCTCGATTTCGCCGGCCTGCGAACCCCGCTGACCATCGTCGCGACCGATTATTACGGCCAGTGCGAGGCGCACCTGATGACGGGAGATCTGCGCAAGGCCATCGCTGCCTCCGCGGCCATTCCCGGGCTTTTTCAGCCGGTGATGGTGGAAGGGCGGGCCATGGTCGATGGTGGGCTGCTCAATCCCGTTCCGTTCGATTGTCTGGCCGGGAAGGCGGAGATCGTTCTCGGTGTCGATGTCGTCGGAGGACCGGAAGGGCCGGGCGCCAATTCGAGGCGCGGGCAGGCAACGGGTGCGCCGGGCCGCCTCGATGCCATGTTCGGCGCCAGCCAGCTGATGATGCAGACCATCATTTCGATGAAGATGAAGGCATCGCCGCCGGACCTCCTGATCCGCCCCGCCATCAACCGGTTCCGCGTGCTCGATTTCCTCCGCGCCGACGAGATCTTTGCCGCAACAGTCGGCACCAAGGATGAGGTCAAGCGCGCGCTGGCTGCACGGCTGGAGCAGTAG